A single region of the Acidobacteriota bacterium genome encodes:
- a CDS encoding mandelate racemase/muconate lactonizing enzyme family protein, whose amino-acid sequence MRIDRLELYHVRSPLPAPLHVAAQPGHGQTHNELTFVRMTTDEGVVGESAGMTLGRFHAGLGDALGPFILGRDPLDIEGFGSVLDAGEALGIRLAWLEPALWDIAGKVKGKPVYELLGGGRDRLRAYASTSELRSPEERTENLLELKEMGFAAVKLRAHYPDWRDDVAVIERAREAVGTDLALMVDANQGFHFSLLPGAPPKWDVDIAAAFASAIEPCDMTWIEEPLDRNDYAALAELRQRTSIPLAGGELNWRLNEYGLLVEKQCLDILQADAMFFGGIAGCRKVAALAGANGLAFVAHTWNNGFALLANLHLMAASPNCEWCEFPYEPPGWTTEGRDALLAETTEIDDDGYVHLPHRPGLGIVIDEDKLESFGERFYDGRA is encoded by the coding sequence GTGAGGATCGATCGCCTCGAGCTGTACCACGTCAGGTCGCCGCTGCCGGCGCCGCTCCACGTTGCCGCGCAGCCCGGCCACGGGCAGACGCACAACGAGCTGACGTTCGTCCGCATGACGACGGACGAAGGCGTCGTCGGCGAGTCGGCGGGAATGACCCTGGGCCGCTTTCACGCCGGCCTCGGCGACGCTCTGGGGCCCTTCATTCTCGGCCGCGACCCCCTCGACATCGAGGGCTTCGGCAGCGTGCTCGACGCCGGCGAGGCCCTCGGCATCCGCCTGGCCTGGCTCGAACCGGCGCTGTGGGACATCGCCGGCAAGGTCAAGGGAAAGCCCGTGTACGAGCTGCTGGGCGGCGGCAGGGACAGGCTCAGGGCCTACGCATCGACCTCCGAGCTTCGATCGCCCGAGGAGCGCACCGAGAACCTGCTCGAACTGAAGGAGATGGGCTTTGCCGCCGTCAAACTCCGCGCCCACTACCCGGACTGGCGCGACGACGTCGCGGTCATTGAGCGGGCCCGCGAGGCGGTCGGGACCGACCTGGCGCTGATGGTCGACGCGAACCAGGGCTTCCACTTCTCGCTCCTGCCCGGCGCGCCGCCTAAATGGGATGTCGACATCGCGGCCGCGTTCGCGAGCGCCATCGAGCCCTGCGACATGACCTGGATCGAGGAGCCGCTCGACCGCAACGACTACGCGGCGCTCGCCGAACTCCGCCAGCGGACCTCGATCCCCCTCGCCGGCGGCGAGTTGAACTGGCGGCTCAACGAGTACGGACTCCTGGTCGAGAAGCAGTGCCTCGACATCCTCCAGGCCGATGCCATGTTCTTCGGCGGCATCGCGGGATGCCGGAAGGTGGCCGCTCTCGCCGGCGCGAACGGCCTGGCCTTCGTCGCTCACACCTGGAACAACGGCTTCGCCCTGCTCGCCAACCTGCATCTCATGGCCGCCAGCCCCAACTGCGAGTGGTGCGAGTTCCCCTACGAACCGCCGGGCTGGACCACCGAGGGCCGCGACGCGCTGCTGGCCGAGACGACGGAGATCGACGACGACGGCTATGTCCACCTGCCCCACCGCCCCGGCCTCGGCATCGTCATCGACGAGGACAAGCTGGAGAGCTTCGGAGAACGGTTCTACGACGGGCGGGCGTAA
- a CDS encoding VCBS repeat-containing protein → MSIPRSTDGSSVSGRVERKPVARLAAGALAPALAVLVACTPADPAATDMPLTVAETPSSAQSAGGEFISWREHRIDDEELSGGVPMRGADGLKLADLDGDGHLDIVTVHEDSDHVRLHFGSGDPNRWTSVTLAEGREAAAAEDIAIGDVNGDGLLDVLVACELDHLTYFQNPGSEVRDGRWPRLIPSVTAGRGSWIRVYLADLDQDGRLEAVAPNKGAQQPEGEPVPDTFPLEEVSVFEIEGDPLVDSNWTETVLTTVTVPMNSRPVDLDGDGDLDILAGSRSEARIFWLENLLEAGSELAFEEHPIEVTGRTAPWERGPRRLTGMNVEFADLYRDGRLDMVLQETPVLNVWLEQPADPVAQPWTIHPIGDTAPDNPTGLALFDIDDDGDLDLWSGGYSSRPRDRDGEDKTAASVAGRLGWFENPGDPAAKWTRHDVSRRVRGMFDEFVVLDMDQDGDEDLVATRGNSGRYDGVFWLEQVRTAEPRRAFFPARDSESRHLSLPPGD, encoded by the coding sequence ATGAGCATCCCGAGGTCGACGGACGGATCGAGCGTGTCGGGCCGGGTTGAGCGCAAGCCGGTCGCGCGACTCGCCGCCGGCGCCCTGGCGCCGGCACTGGCGGTTCTCGTCGCCTGCACGCCCGCGGACCCGGCCGCGACCGACATGCCGCTCACGGTCGCCGAGACCCCCTCTTCGGCGCAGTCCGCAGGCGGCGAGTTCATCTCCTGGCGCGAGCACCGGATCGACGACGAGGAACTCTCCGGCGGCGTCCCGATGCGCGGCGCCGACGGCCTGAAGCTGGCCGACCTCGACGGCGATGGTCACCTGGACATCGTGACCGTCCACGAGGACAGCGACCACGTCCGGCTCCACTTCGGTAGCGGCGATCCGAACCGCTGGACCAGCGTCACCCTGGCGGAAGGCAGGGAGGCTGCCGCGGCCGAGGACATAGCCATCGGCGACGTGAACGGCGACGGCCTGCTCGACGTGCTGGTCGCGTGCGAACTCGACCACCTGACCTACTTCCAGAATCCGGGCTCCGAGGTTCGGGACGGTCGTTGGCCGCGGCTCATCCCGTCGGTGACGGCGGGGCGGGGATCATGGATCCGCGTCTACCTGGCCGATCTCGACCAGGATGGCCGGCTCGAGGCGGTCGCGCCGAACAAGGGTGCGCAGCAGCCGGAAGGCGAGCCGGTGCCGGACACCTTCCCGCTCGAGGAGGTCTCCGTGTTCGAGATCGAAGGGGATCCGCTGGTCGATTCGAACTGGACCGAGACGGTTCTGACCACCGTCACGGTGCCGATGAACTCACGGCCGGTCGACCTGGACGGCGACGGCGACCTGGACATCCTCGCCGGCAGCCGGTCGGAAGCGAGGATCTTCTGGCTGGAGAACCTGCTCGAAGCCGGCTCGGAACTGGCGTTCGAGGAACATCCGATCGAGGTCACGGGCAGGACGGCGCCGTGGGAGCGCGGCCCGCGCCGGCTTACCGGCATGAACGTCGAGTTCGCCGACCTGTACCGGGACGGCCGGCTCGACATGGTCCTCCAGGAGACGCCGGTGCTGAACGTGTGGCTCGAGCAGCCGGCGGATCCGGTCGCACAACCGTGGACGATTCATCCGATCGGCGACACGGCGCCGGACAATCCAACCGGCCTCGCGCTGTTCGACATCGACGACGACGGCGACCTCGACCTCTGGAGCGGCGGCTACAGCTCCCGCCCGCGCGACCGCGACGGCGAGGACAAGACCGCCGCCAGCGTCGCGGGCCGCCTGGGCTGGTTCGAGAACCCCGGCGACCCGGCCGCCAAGTGGACCCGGCACGACGTTTCCCGCCGCGTGCGCGGCATGTTCGACGAGTTCGTCGTGCTCGACATGGACCAGGACGGAGACGAAGACCTGGTCGCGACGCGCGGCAACAGCGGCCGCTACGACGGCGTCTTCTGGCTCGAGCAGGTCCGCACCGCCGAGCCGCGGCGCGCCTTCTTTCCGGCCCGCGACTCCGAGAGCCGGCACCTGTCGCTGCCGCCTGGCGACTGA
- a CDS encoding tocopherol cyclase family protein: MNLDQANALRWTAAARGSYEVYYLTLNDLASETGYWIRYVLQAPETTERCAELGLWFAFFDRRNPERSFGVFERRPLATLESQATPFRLGFGGGPLDGHNFAPAELGNGLARGGIGQGGRRVRWHLEWPAESELILPFPEGLYSSGDLPGAMIYPYPGTEFAGTIEIGDRRLVIEGAPGEQSHIWGRKHPPHWLWAHCNRFDDDPDGYLEVSCIPASADGPPPVHMLIARVRGREVRLIAPLDGSAATSGSVPGRWSFAAESERERVELEVNCPLKLILEAPYIDPDGSSCFCLHSDLASCRLRLLERVGRSGDDSEPEWENAGELSSEGWCHVEWGDWHEHPEVDGRIERVGPG; the protein is encoded by the coding sequence ATGAACCTCGACCAGGCCAACGCCCTCCGGTGGACTGCCGCCGCCCGCGGCAGTTACGAGGTCTACTACCTGACCCTCAACGACCTGGCGAGCGAGACGGGCTACTGGATTCGATACGTCCTCCAGGCGCCCGAGACTACAGAGCGCTGCGCCGAGCTGGGACTCTGGTTCGCGTTCTTCGATCGCCGGAATCCCGAGCGCAGTTTCGGGGTGTTCGAGCGCCGTCCCCTGGCGACGCTCGAGTCCCAGGCGACCCCGTTTCGTCTTGGCTTTGGCGGCGGCCCCCTCGACGGACACAACTTCGCGCCGGCGGAGTTGGGCAACGGACTGGCCCGGGGCGGGATCGGTCAAGGCGGCCGGCGAGTCCGGTGGCATCTTGAGTGGCCGGCGGAGTCGGAACTCATCCTGCCGTTCCCCGAAGGGCTCTACAGCTCGGGTGATCTCCCCGGAGCGATGATCTACCCGTACCCAGGGACGGAGTTCGCCGGGACGATCGAGATCGGGGACCGCCGACTCGTGATCGAGGGCGCGCCGGGCGAGCAAAGCCACATCTGGGGCCGGAAGCACCCGCCGCACTGGCTCTGGGCTCATTGCAACCGGTTCGACGACGATCCGGACGGCTACCTGGAGGTTTCCTGCATCCCGGCCTCCGCGGACGGGCCGCCGCCGGTCCACATGCTGATCGCGCGCGTCCGTGGCCGTGAGGTGCGGTTGATCGCGCCGCTTGACGGTTCCGCGGCAACGAGCGGATCGGTTCCCGGACGGTGGTCCTTCGCGGCCGAATCGGAACGCGAACGGGTCGAGCTGGAGGTGAACTGTCCCCTGAAGCTGATCCTCGAAGCGCCCTACATCGACCCGGACGGATCGAGTTGCTTCTGCCTGCACAGCGATCTGGCGAGTTGCCGGCTGCGGCTGCTGGAACGGGTGGGGCGTAGCGGCGACGACTCCGAGCCGGAGTGGGAGAATGCCGGCGAACTGAGCAGCGAGGGTTGGTGCCACGTGGAGTGGGGAGACTGGCATGAGCATCCCGAGGTCGACGGACGGATCGAGCGTGTCGGGCCGGGTTGA
- a CDS encoding sulfatase-like hydrolase/transferase, translated as MREQIVLTVALVAALGCAAEQATEQASRPPNVVFILADDLGYGDVGIYGSEIIDTPNIDELARGGVRFEAGYVTAAVCSPSRAGLMTGRYPQRQGYEFNPSGRDYGLNPDDPTLAEVMSSAGYATGAVGKWQLGWGDGKHPLDRGFDEFFGMQSGTIYIEPSAEGVENWSPLPLAEVRERPIFRGREVVEETEYLTEVLTREALDFIDRHHDRPFFLYLAHYAPHTPLQATAKYLDRYRHIEDPRVRIFAAMVSAVDDSVGEVRARLREHGVEDDTLIVFLSDNGCAFYLQGGCTNGPLSGGKRWFFEGGIRVPFLLNWPARVEPGLVYRPAVSSLDLLPTLAAAAGASLPEKPLDGVDLLPYLRGEVDGVPHETLFWRAGPNRAVRRGDWKLWQVNRASEEQVASLPLLGALFPDWEAPHGSPLGQLNRLHDLENDLGERSPLADDEQAVLEELKRALDAWESELVEPRWWSNRGTAGTVDDEVIELIF; from the coding sequence TTGCGTGAACAGATCGTGTTGACGGTCGCCCTCGTCGCCGCACTCGGATGCGCCGCGGAGCAGGCCACCGAACAGGCAAGCCGCCCGCCCAACGTCGTCTTCATCCTGGCCGACGACCTCGGCTACGGCGACGTCGGCATCTACGGCAGCGAGATCATCGACACCCCGAACATCGACGAACTGGCCCGCGGCGGCGTCCGCTTCGAGGCCGGCTACGTCACCGCGGCCGTCTGCAGCCCGTCGCGCGCCGGTCTGATGACCGGCCGCTACCCGCAGCGGCAGGGCTACGAGTTCAACCCGTCGGGCCGGGACTACGGTCTGAACCCGGACGACCCGACGCTGGCCGAGGTCATGAGCTCCGCCGGTTACGCGACCGGCGCCGTCGGCAAGTGGCAGCTTGGCTGGGGCGACGGCAAACACCCCCTCGACCGCGGCTTCGACGAGTTCTTCGGCATGCAGAGCGGCACGATCTACATCGAGCCGTCCGCCGAAGGGGTCGAGAACTGGAGCCCGCTGCCGCTCGCCGAGGTGCGGGAGCGACCCATCTTCCGGGGCCGGGAGGTCGTCGAGGAGACCGAGTACCTCACGGAGGTCCTCACCCGCGAGGCGCTCGATTTCATCGACCGTCACCACGACCGGCCCTTCTTTCTCTACCTCGCCCACTACGCGCCGCACACCCCGCTGCAGGCGACCGCGAAGTACCTGGACCGGTACCGGCACATCGAGGATCCGAGGGTGCGCATCTTCGCCGCCATGGTCTCGGCGGTCGACGACAGCGTCGGCGAGGTCAGGGCCCGGCTGCGGGAGCACGGCGTCGAGGACGACACCCTGATCGTCTTCCTCTCCGACAACGGTTGCGCCTTCTACCTCCAGGGCGGGTGCACCAACGGTCCGCTCAGCGGTGGCAAGCGCTGGTTCTTCGAAGGCGGCATCCGCGTGCCCTTCCTGCTGAACTGGCCGGCCAGGGTGGAGCCGGGCCTGGTCTACCGGCCGGCCGTGTCGTCGCTCGACCTGTTGCCCACGCTGGCGGCGGCCGCAGGCGCTTCACTTCCCGAGAAGCCGCTCGACGGCGTCGATCTCCTTCCCTACCTCCGTGGCGAGGTCGACGGCGTTCCCCACGAGACCCTGTTCTGGCGGGCCGGCCCGAACCGCGCCGTCCGCCGCGGCGACTGGAAGCTGTGGCAGGTCAACCGCGCCTCCGAGGAGCAGGTCGCCTCGCTTCCGCTCCTCGGCGCTCTCTTCCCGGACTGGGAAGCGCCCCACGGGTCGCCGCTCGGCCAGTTGAACCGGCTGCACGACCTGGAGAACGACCTCGGCGAGCGGTCCCCGCTAGCCGACGACGAGCAGGCGGTACTCGAAGAACTCAAGCGCGCCCTCGACGCCTGGGAGAGCGAACTCGTCGAGCCGCGGTGGTGGAGCAACCGGGGCACCGCCGGCACGGTCGACGACGAGGTGATCGAACTCATCTTCTGA
- a CDS encoding 2-oxoacid:acceptor oxidoreductase family protein produces the protein MSAGAGVNGNVVERVGGAGTGGAGLLTCLKTLGYAAAAKGWHMAYTSDYNPETRGGLVEGTVVLSSHEPIDNPVIESYTAVLAFDHAGYLSYGPGVEPDGLILWDSSRVRNPPALEGVRSYGVPVFQLARDGGAPGLANMGMLGVYNLIAGHFTIDELLAGMEDYLPVWRHKLLPGNRAVLEAVSQIDPEEYRVA, from the coding sequence ATGAGCGCGGGCGCTGGCGTGAACGGCAATGTGGTCGAGCGGGTCGGCGGTGCCGGCACGGGCGGCGCCGGGCTCCTCACCTGCCTCAAGACGCTCGGCTACGCGGCGGCCGCCAAGGGCTGGCACATGGCCTACACCTCCGACTACAACCCTGAGACCCGGGGCGGTCTGGTCGAGGGCACGGTCGTCCTGTCGAGCCATGAGCCGATCGACAACCCGGTGATCGAGTCGTACACGGCCGTCCTTGCCTTCGACCACGCCGGCTACCTGTCGTACGGCCCGGGCGTCGAGCCCGACGGGCTCATTCTGTGGGACAGCTCGCGGGTGAGAAACCCGCCGGCCCTGGAAGGCGTCCGTTCCTACGGCGTGCCGGTGTTCCAGCTGGCCCGCGACGGCGGCGCGCCGGGCCTCGCCAACATGGGCATGCTCGGCGTCTACAACCTGATCGCCGGCCACTTCACGATCGACGAACTGCTCGCCGGCATGGAGGACTACCTGCCGGTGTGGCGCCACAAGCTGCTGCCGGGCAACCGGGCGGTGCTCGAGGCCGTTTCGCAGATCGATCCGGAGGAATACCGTGTTGCGTGA
- a CDS encoding thiamine pyrophosphate-dependent enzyme, whose translation MTEPAARAPARYTPPEGVEARKISPQLDVHTGLPSSWCPGCGHGSVSQILCDLVTELDLAEKTILALGVGCGSTIAAQMEVNTVLSPHGRASDTATGVSRMAPEQIVVQYSGDGDACGIGLAGLMHACNRRENFIVVIYNNNAYGMTGGQMGPTTTKEVPTTTFQGGRDEEVMGYPMDIIKTLAHFPGVVYAGRCALTSGVRYREASRMIRRAFEIHLAGIKGMKVIDCLGNCNVNWKGGGVTFTPESSNQFIEDQIMKYFEMGEATVPEGYPPIRVR comes from the coding sequence GTGACTGAACCAGCCGCCCGCGCGCCGGCGCGCTACACGCCTCCCGAGGGCGTCGAAGCGCGCAAGATCTCGCCTCAGCTCGATGTCCACACCGGACTGCCTTCGTCCTGGTGTCCCGGTTGCGGGCATGGCTCGGTAAGCCAGATCCTCTGCGACCTGGTCACCGAACTCGACCTGGCGGAGAAGACGATCCTCGCCCTGGGCGTGGGCTGCGGCTCGACGATCGCGGCGCAGATGGAGGTGAACACCGTGCTCTCGCCGCACGGCCGCGCCAGCGACACGGCGACCGGCGTTTCCCGCATGGCGCCCGAGCAGATCGTCGTCCAGTACTCCGGCGACGGCGACGCCTGCGGCATCGGCCTGGCCGGCCTGATGCACGCCTGCAACCGGCGCGAGAACTTCATCGTCGTCATCTACAACAACAACGCCTACGGCATGACCGGCGGCCAGATGGGCCCGACGACGACGAAGGAAGTGCCGACGACCACCTTCCAGGGCGGCCGCGACGAGGAGGTCATGGGCTATCCCATGGACATCATCAAGACGCTGGCCCACTTCCCCGGCGTCGTCTACGCGGGGCGCTGCGCCCTGACCTCGGGTGTGCGCTACCGCGAGGCGAGCCGGATGATCCGGCGCGCGTTCGAGATCCACCTCGCCGGGATCAAGGGGATGAAGGTCATCGACTGCCTCGGCAACTGCAACGTGAACTGGAAGGGCGGCGGCGTCACGTTCACGCCGGAGAGCTCGAACCAGTTCATCGAAGACCAGATCATGAAGTACTTCGAGATGGGCGAGGCGACGGTGCCCGAGGGCTACCCGCCGATCCGGGTGCGATGA
- a CDS encoding 3-methyl-2-oxobutanoate dehydrogenase subunit beta, with the protein MSEQPFVPPVGKPTMGAHAMGIGAMVAGLDYFAGYPITPQTELLEYVAEALPEHGGVFQQLGDEISSVMAVFGAAACGKRAMTASVGPGLTLMIDGLTNAAGAETPMVLGALTRAHVGVSGGLYPAQSDIRMLRGLGNGDYQLPLFAPSTITETVQLTAEAFDVADLYSIPAVVCIDGKMANMIETLQPFEVPERDLPDKTWALDRSLREKRRVVGAARTPELDTMVCYEIQHKLERMRADETRWDSFLCDDAEFVVVAYGIMARIAKEAVRNAREEGIKVGLFRPITLFPFPEAPLGELASSAREVLTVEINFGQALTDVRLAVGGRCPVQFFGQPALAIPARAVLEAIRQMAAGQPVEPRGFHDVHPTAFHLADTHPPARKQMLDQLAARRGQEGAQAMLDNLLGIRKNTVIPEVGRD; encoded by the coding sequence ATGAGCGAGCAGCCCTTCGTGCCGCCGGTCGGCAAGCCGACGATGGGCGCCCACGCAATGGGAATCGGCGCGATGGTCGCTGGCCTCGACTATTTCGCCGGCTATCCGATCACCCCGCAGACCGAGCTGCTCGAGTACGTCGCCGAGGCCCTGCCCGAGCATGGAGGCGTTTTCCAGCAGCTCGGCGACGAGATCTCGAGCGTCATGGCGGTGTTCGGGGCCGCGGCGTGCGGCAAGCGGGCGATGACCGCGTCGGTCGGCCCGGGGCTGACCCTGATGATCGACGGCTTGACCAACGCCGCCGGCGCCGAGACGCCGATGGTGCTGGGGGCGCTCACCCGCGCCCACGTCGGCGTCTCGGGCGGTCTCTATCCGGCGCAGTCGGACATCCGCATGCTCCGCGGCCTCGGCAACGGCGACTACCAGTTGCCGCTGTTCGCGCCGTCGACGATCACCGAGACGGTCCAGCTCACCGCCGAGGCCTTCGACGTCGCCGACCTCTACAGCATCCCTGCCGTCGTCTGCATCGACGGCAAGATGGCGAACATGATCGAGACGCTGCAGCCCTTCGAGGTGCCGGAACGCGATCTGCCGGACAAGACCTGGGCGCTCGACCGCTCGCTGCGCGAGAAACGCCGGGTGGTCGGCGCCGCCCGCACGCCCGAACTAGACACGATGGTCTGCTACGAGATCCAGCACAAGCTGGAGCGCATGCGCGCGGATGAGACCCGCTGGGACAGCTTCCTGTGCGACGACGCGGAGTTCGTCGTTGTCGCGTACGGGATCATGGCCCGGATCGCGAAGGAGGCGGTCAGGAACGCGCGCGAGGAGGGGATCAAGGTCGGGCTGTTCCGGCCGATCACCCTCTTCCCGTTCCCGGAGGCGCCGCTCGGGGAGCTTGCCTCGAGCGCCCGTGAGGTGCTGACGGTCGAGATCAACTTCGGCCAGGCCCTGACCGACGTGCGCCTGGCGGTCGGGGGCCGCTGCCCCGTCCAGTTCTTCGGACAGCCGGCCCTCGCGATCCCGGCGCGGGCCGTGCTCGAAGCGATCCGCCAGATGGCCGCCGGGCAGCCGGTGGAGCCACGCGGCTTCCACGATGTCCATCCCACAGCCTTCCACCTCGCCGACACCCATCCGCCGGCGCGAAAACAGATGCTCGACCAGCTCGCCGCCCGGCGGGGACAGGAGGGGGCCCAGGCCATGCTCGACAACCTGCTCGGCATCCGCAAGAACACAGTGATCCCGGAGGTCGGACGTGACTGA
- a CDS encoding 4Fe-4S dicluster domain-containing protein → MSADGASGHLIEAKEVPRPDVQRGYIEIFEQLCKGCDLCIPACPVRIIEPGRGANMMGWRPVVVEADLMKYCIGCNLCAMVCPDQAIEVFRFDEPVPHEELP, encoded by the coding sequence GTGTCTGCTGACGGCGCATCGGGCCACCTGATCGAGGCGAAGGAGGTCCCGCGCCCGGACGTCCAACGCGGCTACATCGAGATCTTCGAGCAGCTCTGCAAGGGCTGCGATCTCTGCATCCCGGCGTGCCCGGTGCGCATCATCGAACCGGGACGGGGCGCCAACATGATGGGCTGGCGGCCGGTCGTCGTCGAGGCGGACCTGATGAAGTACTGCATCGGCTGCAACCTCTGCGCGATGGTCTGTCCCGACCAGGCGATCGAGGTCTTCCGCTTTGACGAGCCGGTCCCGCACGAGGAGCTGCCATGA
- a CDS encoding phosphoglycerate dehydrogenase, with the protein MSDTRSSKVICLVPPGPRDRIARFPAHWEACFVHRNEDLTAELTEGARALLTTHPYLVGRAELELLNGVELVQQVGVGVDNIDVGAARELGVPVCNVPQANAVSVAEYVIMACIFLLRRMEDATAALRRLENPYPALFARGSHEVRGKKLGLVGYGAIAHEVAKRAQGMEMELLSASTPERERERGLVPSAAERELGVVRLPFEQLLRESDVVSLHVPLTGTTRDLIAARELGLLKPSAFLVNTSRGGIVKEDDLADALAKGRIAGAAIDVFSVEPIRADNPLLGAPNAFLSPHSGGSTNECVIDAIRESIANVDRVLRGEEPHHRVC; encoded by the coding sequence GTGAGCGATACGCGAAGCAGCAAGGTGATCTGTCTGGTGCCGCCGGGTCCGCGCGACCGGATCGCCCGTTTCCCGGCGCACTGGGAGGCCTGCTTCGTCCACCGCAACGAGGACCTGACCGCCGAACTGACAGAGGGCGCGCGCGCCCTGCTGACCACCCACCCGTACCTGGTGGGACGGGCCGAACTGGAACTCCTGAACGGCGTGGAACTCGTGCAGCAGGTCGGGGTCGGCGTCGACAACATCGACGTGGGCGCGGCCCGGGAACTCGGGGTCCCGGTGTGCAACGTGCCGCAGGCCAACGCCGTGTCGGTCGCCGAGTACGTGATCATGGCGTGCATCTTCCTGCTGCGCCGGATGGAGGATGCGACGGCGGCGCTGCGCCGGCTGGAGAACCCGTATCCGGCGCTGTTCGCCAGGGGCAGCCACGAGGTACGTGGAAAGAAGCTCGGGCTGGTCGGCTACGGGGCGATTGCCCACGAAGTGGCGAAGCGGGCTCAGGGCATGGAGATGGAGCTTCTTTCGGCAAGCACGCCGGAGCGCGAACGCGAGCGCGGACTGGTGCCGAGCGCCGCCGAACGCGAACTCGGTGTCGTGCGGCTCCCCTTCGAACAGTTGCTGCGGGAGTCCGACGTGGTCAGCCTGCATGTGCCGCTCACCGGGACGACGCGGGATCTGATCGCGGCTCGGGAACTCGGTCTGTTGAAGCCGTCGGCGTTCCTGGTCAACACCTCGCGCGGTGGCATCGTGAAGGAAGACGATCTCGCAGACGCGCTGGCAAAGGGCCGGATCGCGGGCGCCGCCATCGACGTGTTCAGCGTCGAGCCGATCCGGGCCGACAACCCGCTGCTCGGCGCGCCGAACGCCTTTCTCTCTCCCCACAGCGGCGGCAGCACGAACGAATGCGTGATAGACGCCATCAGGGAGAGCATCGCCAACGTCGACCGCGTCCTGCGCGGAGAGGAGCCGCACCATCGTGTCTGCTGA